accaccttcacttGTCCTTTTGGCACTTTTGCCTACCGAAGGATGCCATTTGgcctatgtaatgctccaggtacgtTCCAGCGGTGCATGATgagtttattttctaaatttcttgAGCATTGTATGAAAGTAttcatggatgacttttctgtttatggcaCCTCATTTGATGactgcttggttagcttgggtaaaGTTTTGGAAAGGAGTGTTGAGAAAAACcttattttgaattatgaaaaatgtcacttcatggttgAGCAGGGCATAGTCTTAGGTCATGTGATCTCCAAACAAGGTATAGCAGTCGATAGTGCCAAGGTGGATGTCATTGCTTCTTTACCTTACCCCACGTCTGTGTGGGAAGTTCgctctttccttggccatgcagggttttacaggaggttcatccaAGACTTCAGTAAGATTGCAATTCCATTATCCCACCTCCTCCAAAAGGATGTGGATTTCAAGTTTGATGAACAATGCAAGCGAGCCTTCGAGGAACTTAAGAGGCGATTGACTTCTCCACCGATCATCCAGCCACCCAACTGGGAGTTGCCCTTCAagctcatgtgtgatgcttccaaCTTTGCAGTAGGCGCCGTTCTCTCTCAGCGAATGAATAAGAAGTCGCATGTCATTGCCTACGCCTCACGTACCCTGGACAGTGCTCAAGCCAATTACACCACGACTGAAAAAGAGCTCTTAGCCATTGtctttgctttagataaatttcgatCATCTTATTGGGATCTAAAGTTATTGTGTTTTCTGATCATGCAGCCCTGAAGTTCCTTCTGAAGAAGCCCGATGCAAAACCTAGGCTTATCCGGTGGATGCTGCTACTCCAGGAATTTGATATTGAGATCAAAGACAAAAGTGGAGCTGAAAACTTGGTCGTCGACCACCTAAGCCGGATACCTGCTTCTCCTGACTCGTCTGACATGGATCATCCCCTTATCAGAGATAATTTTCCAGATGAGTTACTTTATCACTTACATGGTACTGaaccttggtatgctgacatgGTAAACTttctagttgcttctgaattacctgcacaTTTTAAGAAagcacaattaaataaatttaagagcgAAGCTAAGTAATATGTATGGGATGATCCATATTTGTGGCGCTTGTGTAGTGACCAAGTCCTTAGGAGGTGTGTCCCTAATCATGAATTTGCATCTGTCCTACATTTCTGTCACACTCTTGCCTATGGTGGTCATTTTGGTCCACAACGTACTGCTAGAAAGGTCTTAGATGCTGGGTtatattggccatcccttttCAGAGATGCATATGGATTCTGTAAGAACTgtacacgttgccaacacacaggttCAATTTCACGcagaaatgaaatgcctcagaaacctttattattttgtgagatattTTATGTatggggcattgatttcatgggtccttttcctgtctcttttggttttgtgtacattcttttggctgtggattatgtttcaaaatgggtggaagctaaagccactcggactgatgattcttctgtggttgcagattttgttagatctcatattttctgcaggtttggcattcccagggccatcatcagtgatcaagGACCCCACTTCTACAATAGAAAGATGCAATCCATGCTCCGAAAGTatggagttttacataaagtggccacgccctaccatccacagaccaatgggcaggctgaggtttcaaacagagagatcaaacacattctagagaagacagtccagcccaacaggaaagactggagccaaaggttggaagatgcactttgggcctaccgcacggcctacaagaCCCCGATCGGCATGTCTCCATATTGACtggtctttggaaaagcatgtcatctgccagtagagatcgagcataaggcctattgggcggtgaagcaatgcaacatGGGCATGAAAGAAGCTGGTTCCCAGCGGAAGCTTCAATTGCAAGAActtgaggaattgaggttaGAGGCATATGAGAACTCCAGGATCTACAAGGAAAAGACCAAAGCTGCACACGACAAATTGATTGCCAAGAAGGAGTTCAACGTTGGCAATAAAGTCTTCCTCTACAATTCACGCCTAAAGCTGATGCCTGGTAAGTTGCATTCTAGATGGGttggtccttttgtggttactcatgtttCTCCCTATGGTGCAGTTGAGATCATGGACGGGTTGACTACGAAGAAATTCACAGTTAATGGGCAGAGGCTTAAACATTTCTATGAGGGCTTTACAGAACACACAGTGGAGGAGCTATCTCTCTTGGACCTTCCTCCGACTTGATACcaccaggctgtttctctctccttacttttcttacttgtcctatacctgattcttgctgcatgcttacattgaggacaatgtaatgtttgagtgtgggggggagttttagaatagaagtttcttttcaaaaaaaaaaaaaaaaaagatttttgacaaaatggggcaaattgagtttgaaagaatttggcatgattagaaagtcaatcttatcttccttgatttaaagtgacttggcaatgagtttgatttgatagattgattgggtagtctacagccatgaggattttgagcctattgtctttcttgtgtgtgcattcacctgtcatgatctccactctagaacttgttttgatttttggttgaggctatatttgttcatgcacgACCCAAatatgattaaggcattcttttctttcaaaccCAATCGGCCATTTGGTTAACCCAAttgaatccaaaaaaaaaaaaaaaaaaccattattTTCCCTTTGCTTGCCCCTTTCAGCCATTCTTTTTAcccatcatattttttttcttttcccttttgagcCTTCCAATCTTAGGAAAAAGACATTAAAtgcattctagagagagagattgaatttatcaagcaagtcataaggccaaaggccatttgcatctgcgaaaaaaaaaaagagaaaaagaaaagcaagcaaaaggataaaatggtgagaaggagcgtaaaacgcactcacctctttgtttctttgcttcaaaaaaaaaaaaaaatgatgagaaaaagaagaaagcaaagttgagacggagcgtaaaacgcactcaaccaaataaagatgcaaagtttttcataatgtctatgcttggaaattctatctcttgatcttggagttgcatgaagtgttttctcaacctaaggcatgttttccttcattgttgtctttccatttatttcttccccacattacaaccgtTGAataaagtccttttgatttgtggtatgcatgtgacatggatagtggagattgagaagataaacaagcttatggtagtggaattttgattgggtgaatttgagcgaaatagttaccaccacctcttgagagatttgagagcatacacttgtcctgtgagagactgcttcttttgatttgtcctattgaatgaattgccatactacttgttttcttggaagtttaGGAGATATGATATTCGAATGCTGAATTCTTGAAGATTTGCCTCGCATGTAACTTTGCACCATTCCACATCTTTTTGTTATTGAGTGTTAGGGTCTAGTGTTTTTCCCAGGAGTGCAAAATTCTAAGTGTGGAGGaatttgatagagcgcatattttcatatttagtctttttgcacgttagtcgtgtcattttattcatcttgattttgttttattttattttatagggaATTGGGATTCAcactattttttcttattttgaacagattagggcttcctgggtcatgaggaatttttatggcaagaagggaaacaaggagattggaaacaaagaagcaaaagtgtgctcacagatttgaccttcagtgcttctttcaagtttttggccaagttacaatcccagaacgtgaatgacgtctttagagatattgtataggacttc
The sequence above is a segment of the Diospyros lotus cultivar Yz01 chromosome 7, ASM1463336v1, whole genome shotgun sequence genome. Coding sequences within it:
- the LOC127805561 gene encoding uncharacterized protein LOC127805561, giving the protein MGMKEAGSQRKLQLQELEELRLEAYENSRIYKEKTKAAHDKLIAKKEFNVGNKVFLYNSRLKLMPGKLHSRWVGPFVVTHVSPYGAVEIMDGLTTKKFTVNGQRLKHFYEGFTEHTVEELSLLDLPPT